AGGAGATAAGTTAATATCATCAATATTAAAACCGCCAGGGTTAGAGGTAAAACTATGATCCACTGTAATAAAACTGCCAAACCACTGGCTAGAACCGCTCCAAAGGTTGCCAGCGTCATGAGGAACAATGTGTCATTTTCTTTAATTTCCATTTTTATTATTCTCCTTAAGTTATAGTAGTAGAATTAAGGAACCTACTACTCCGATTAATGCTAAACTGGCTTGCATCATAATTGAATGATTTGGGTTTAGGATTGGAGTTGTGGCGTTTATAAAAGCCACTACTGTTGATAAAATAACCATTCCTACTAAGTACAGTAATGGATTGAGACCTCCAATGAAAACTGTTAAAAACACCCACAGAAGCATGTACCATGCTATTGATTCTGAAATCATCAAATAACCCCGGAGTAATCCG
This genomic window from Methanobacterium sp. contains:
- a CDS encoding hydrogenase, with amino-acid sequence MEIKENDTLFLMTLATFGAVLASGLAVLLQWIIVLPLTLAVLILMILTYLLYKKRVIHLSESGEIWVMILTLLAFIASFIYLYRPI